The nucleotide window TCCGGGCACAGACACCTCCGGCCCCTGACCAGGGAGCAATCCAGTCTTCCGGAAAATTCGTGCCCTCCCGGCCCACGGATCAAGACAAGCAGGCCCAGCCGCCCGCCGACAAGGAAACAGCCGCCCGCCAGATCGAGAAGACCGGGGAGACCACCTTCAAGGTCGGCTTGGTCCAAGGCGATCGCGCGACCCGCACCGTGGTCATCCCCGCGAAGATCAAGCTGCGGGAAGGACTGATCGAATACGCCCTCGTCACCACCAAGGGCAAGGTTCACGAAACCCTCTTCACCACCGAAGCCTCGCCCCTGCACATCCAGACGGCGGCCCTGCTGCTGGGACTCTCACCGCAGCCGGGCAAAGGCCCACCGGTGCCGGTCACCATCGAGGTGGAATGGGCGGGCAACGGCCCGAAGCGGCAGGTACCGCTGGAAGAGATGGTGGAGCTGACCAAGGACAGCCCGCAGGCGAAATCCGGTACCACCTTGCCGAAGGGCGCGTGGTCGTTCCAAGCCTCCACTCTGGATGAGGATGGATTCGGCGCGGAGCGGGATGGCTCGGTCATTGCCTTGATTTCGGACCCCGTGGCACTGGTTGGAAATCCCCGCGCCGACCAGGACGACGATGACCTGCACATCCCGCACGCGGCCTCGCTGCCGCCGGAGGGCCTGCCGGTCTCGATCCGTATTTCACCCGCCGCCCCGGCCAAGGCCGAGTGAGCACCCGCTTTCCCAAAACCCGCCCAAACCCTTCGTTCGCATGCGTTCCTTCTCCGCCCTCTT belongs to Luteolibacter ambystomatis and includes:
- a CDS encoding YdjY domain-containing protein — its product is MPSRPTDQDKQAQPPADKETAARQIEKTGETTFKVGLVQGDRATRTVVIPAKIKLREGLIEYALVTTKGKVHETLFTTEASPLHIQTAALLLGLSPQPGKGPPVPVTIEVEWAGNGPKRQVPLEEMVELTKDSPQAKSGTTLPKGAWSFQASTLDEDGFGAERDGSVIALISDPVALVGNPRADQDDDDLHIPHAASLPPEGLPVSIRISPAAPAKAE